A region of Streptomyces deccanensis DNA encodes the following proteins:
- the purD gene encoding phosphoribosylamine--glycine ligase, with protein MKVLVIGTGAREHALCRSLSLDPDVTALHCAPGNAGTAEVAETHSVDALDGAAVAALATRLEADLVVVGPEAPLVAGVADAVREAGIPVFGPSAEAARLEGSKAFAKEVMAGAGVPTARSYVCTTAEEIDEALDAFGAPYVVKDDGLAAGKGVVVTADLAQAREHALACGRVVIEEFLDGPEVSLFAITDGVTVVPLQPAQDFKRALDGDEGPNTGGMGAYSPLPWADPKLVDEVLETVLQPTVDEMRRRGTPFSGLLYAGLAITSRGVRVIEFNARFGDPETQVVLARLKTPLAGVLLAAANGTLGDLEPLRWSSDAAVTVVVASHNYPGTPRTGDPITGLDEVAAVDAPHAYVLHAGTKRAGDDIVSSGGRVLSVTATGKDLTQARDRAYTAVARIGLDGSQHRSDIAAKAAAEA; from the coding sequence GTGAAGGTCCTTGTCATTGGTACCGGTGCTCGTGAGCACGCGCTGTGCCGTTCGCTGTCCCTCGACCCCGATGTCACCGCCCTCCACTGCGCCCCCGGCAACGCGGGCACCGCGGAGGTGGCCGAGACGCACTCCGTCGACGCACTGGACGGCGCCGCCGTGGCCGCGCTGGCCACGCGTCTGGAGGCCGACCTGGTGGTCGTGGGGCCGGAGGCCCCGCTGGTCGCGGGTGTCGCCGACGCCGTGCGCGAGGCGGGCATCCCGGTGTTCGGTCCGTCCGCCGAGGCCGCGCGGCTGGAGGGCTCCAAGGCCTTCGCCAAGGAGGTCATGGCCGGTGCGGGCGTGCCCACCGCGCGGTCGTACGTCTGCACCACGGCCGAGGAGATCGACGAGGCCCTGGACGCGTTCGGCGCTCCGTACGTCGTGAAGGACGACGGGCTCGCGGCCGGCAAGGGCGTCGTCGTGACGGCGGACCTCGCGCAGGCCCGCGAGCACGCGCTCGCCTGCGGGCGGGTCGTCATCGAGGAGTTCCTGGACGGCCCCGAGGTCTCCCTCTTCGCGATCACCGACGGGGTGACCGTCGTCCCTCTCCAGCCCGCGCAGGACTTCAAGCGCGCGCTCGACGGCGACGAGGGCCCCAACACCGGCGGCATGGGCGCGTACTCGCCGCTCCCGTGGGCCGACCCGAAGCTGGTCGACGAGGTCCTGGAGACCGTGCTCCAGCCCACCGTCGACGAGATGCGGCGCCGCGGCACCCCGTTCTCCGGCCTGCTCTACGCGGGGCTGGCGATCACCAGCCGAGGCGTACGGGTGATCGAGTTCAACGCCCGGTTCGGCGACCCGGAGACCCAGGTCGTCCTCGCCCGTCTCAAGACCCCGCTGGCCGGTGTCCTGCTCGCCGCCGCCAACGGCACTCTCGGCGACCTCGAACCCCTGCGCTGGAGCAGCGACGCCGCCGTCACCGTGGTCGTGGCATCGCACAACTACCCCGGCACACCGCGCACCGGCGACCCCATCACCGGCCTCGACGAGGTCGCGGCCGTGGACGCCCCGCACGCGTACGTCCTGCACGCCGGCACCAAGCGCGCCGGTGACGACATCGTCAGCTCCGGAGGCCGCGTCCTCTCCGTCACCGCCACCGGCAAGGACCTCACCCAGGCCCGCGACCGCGCGTACACCGCCGTGGCCCGCATCGGCCTGGACGGCTCCCAACACCGTTCGGACATCGCGGCCAAGGCAGCGGCCGAGGCCTGA
- a CDS encoding response regulator transcription factor, producing MSDVPEAPRRVRLLLADDEHLIRGALAALLALEDDLVVVAEAASGPEALAMARAHEPDVAVLDLQMPGADGVRVATSLRAELPGCRVLIVTGHGRPGHLKRALEAGVRGFVPKTVSAQRLAEIIRTVHAGNRYVDPELAADAISSGDSPLTAREAEVLEFAADGAPVAEIAERAALTQGTVRNYLSSAVSKLGVENRHAAVRLARERGWV from the coding sequence ATGAGCGACGTGCCGGAGGCGCCGCGGCGGGTACGGCTGCTGCTCGCGGACGACGAGCATCTGATCCGGGGAGCGCTGGCCGCGTTGCTGGCGCTGGAGGACGACCTGGTGGTGGTCGCGGAGGCGGCGAGCGGGCCGGAGGCGCTGGCGATGGCGCGGGCCCACGAACCGGATGTCGCGGTGCTGGATCTGCAGATGCCGGGCGCGGACGGTGTGAGGGTCGCCACATCGCTGCGGGCCGAACTGCCGGGCTGTCGCGTGCTGATCGTGACCGGTCATGGCCGGCCGGGGCATCTGAAGCGGGCCCTCGAAGCGGGTGTGCGCGGGTTCGTCCCCAAGACCGTCAGCGCGCAACGGCTCGCGGAGATCATCCGGACCGTGCACGCGGGGAACCGCTATGTGGACCCGGAGTTGGCGGCCGACGCGATCTCCTCCGGGGACTCGCCGCTGACCGCGCGGGAGGCCGAGGTGCTCGAATTCGCCGCCGACGGGGCGCCCGTCGCGGAGATCGCCGAGCGGGCCGCGCTGACCCAGGGGACTGTCCGGAACTATCTGTCGTCGGCCGTCTCCAAGCTCGGCGTGGAGAACCGGCACGCGGCGGTGCGGCTCGCCCGGGAGCGAGGTTGGGTATAG
- a CDS encoding N,N-dimethylformamidase beta subunit family domain-containing protein: protein MDSEHHIRRWESGALAHAVTDPFGQGPVPWLRGNVTYFDDTGHVVPWYVEPGPPEPDQPAKGGRTGARARVPAPRTAPGGPRSADDVRRQIKGFAATGAAAPGESIDFHITVDPPQEFGVDIYRIGHYSGDGAAKIITSPRLSGIVQPPPLTADRTVSCHHWWLSWRLQIPTYWNVGAYVAVLTTADGYRSHVPFTVRDDRQADLLLLLPDITWQAYNLYPEDGRTGASLYHAWDENGRLLGESGAATTVSFDRPYAGAGLPLHVGHAYDFIRWAERYGYDLAYADARDLHSGRVDPTRYRGLVFPGHDEYWSPQMRRTAELARDGGTSLVFLSSNTMYWQVELGPSPSGAPDRLLTCRKRRGPGKPALWREIDRPEQQLMGIQYEGRVPDPHPLVVRNADHWLWDATGAHENDELAGMVAGEADRYFPRTPLPEHQGRILLAHSPYRDADDIVRHQETSLYRAPSGAWVFASGTFAWSPALDRPGHVDTRVQRATANLLDRICKRD, encoded by the coding sequence ATGGACTCGGAGCACCACATCCGCCGGTGGGAGTCGGGCGCACTCGCCCACGCCGTGACGGACCCCTTCGGCCAGGGCCCCGTCCCCTGGCTCCGGGGCAACGTGACGTACTTCGACGACACGGGCCACGTGGTCCCCTGGTACGTCGAGCCGGGCCCGCCGGAGCCGGACCAGCCGGCCAAAGGAGGCCGCACCGGCGCCCGGGCCCGCGTCCCCGCCCCCCGTACCGCACCGGGCGGCCCCCGCTCCGCCGACGACGTGCGCCGCCAGATCAAGGGCTTCGCCGCGACCGGCGCCGCCGCCCCCGGCGAATCCATCGACTTCCACATCACCGTCGACCCGCCCCAGGAGTTCGGCGTCGACATCTACCGCATCGGCCACTACAGCGGCGACGGCGCGGCGAAGATCATCACCAGCCCGCGCCTCTCCGGCATCGTCCAGCCCCCGCCCCTGACCGCCGACCGCACGGTCTCCTGCCACCACTGGTGGCTCTCCTGGCGCCTGCAGATCCCGACGTACTGGAACGTCGGCGCGTACGTGGCGGTCCTGACCACCGCCGACGGCTACCGCTCCCACGTGCCGTTCACCGTCCGCGACGACCGCCAGGCCGACCTGCTGCTCCTGCTCCCGGACATCACCTGGCAGGCGTACAACCTCTATCCGGAGGACGGCCGCACGGGCGCCAGCCTCTACCACGCCTGGGACGAGAACGGCCGGCTGCTCGGGGAGTCCGGCGCGGCGACGACCGTCTCCTTCGACCGCCCGTACGCCGGCGCCGGTCTGCCCCTCCACGTCGGGCACGCCTACGACTTCATCCGCTGGGCCGAGCGCTACGGCTACGACCTCGCCTACGCCGACGCCCGCGACCTGCACTCCGGCCGCGTCGATCCGACCCGCTACCGGGGCCTGGTGTTCCCGGGCCACGACGAGTACTGGTCGCCGCAGATGCGCCGCACCGCCGAGCTCGCCCGGGACGGCGGCACCTCACTCGTCTTCCTCTCCTCCAACACCATGTACTGGCAGGTGGAGCTGGGCCCTTCCCCGTCCGGAGCCCCCGACCGCCTCCTCACCTGCCGAAAACGCCGGGGCCCCGGCAAACCCGCACTGTGGCGCGAAATCGACCGTCCCGAGCAGCAGTTGATGGGCATCCAGTACGAAGGCCGGGTCCCCGACCCCCACCCCCTGGTCGTGCGCAACGCCGACCACTGGCTCTGGGACGCGACCGGCGCCCACGAGAACGACGAGCTGGCGGGCATGGTCGCCGGTGAGGCCGACCGCTACTTCCCGCGCACGCCGCTCCCCGAGCACCAGGGCCGTATCCTCCTCGCCCACTCCCCGTACCGGGACGCCGACGACATCGTCCGGCACCAGGAGACCTCCCTGTACCGGGCCCCCTCCGGTGCCTGGGTCTTCGCATCCGGAACGTTCGCGTGGTCCCCGGCCCTGGACCGACCGGGCCACGTCGACACCCGCGTCCAGCGCGCCACCGCAAACCTCCTGGACCGCATCTGCAAACGTGACTGA
- a CDS encoding phosphoribosylaminoimidazolesuccinocarboxamide synthase: MSGFVEKPEPLQVPGLVHLHTGKVRELYQNEAGDLVMVASDRTSAFDWVLPTEIPDKGRVLTQLSLWWFDQLADLVPNHVLSTELPQGAPADWAGRTLVCKSLAMVPVEAVARGYLTGSGLLEYNDSRTVCGLALPEGLVDGSELPAPIFTPATKAAVGEHDENVSYEEVARQVGAETAAQLRQTTLAVYSRARDIARDRGIILADTKFEYGYEGDTLVLADEVLTPDSSRFWPADLWEPGHAQPSFDKQFVRDWLTSEASGWDRKSEQPPPPLPEEIIAATRAKYVEAYERLTGTSWS, encoded by the coding sequence GTGTCCGGATTCGTAGAAAAGCCCGAGCCGCTCCAGGTTCCGGGCCTGGTGCACCTGCACACCGGCAAGGTGCGCGAGCTGTACCAGAACGAGGCGGGCGACCTCGTGATGGTCGCCAGCGATCGAACGTCCGCGTTCGACTGGGTGCTGCCGACGGAGATTCCCGACAAGGGGCGCGTCCTCACGCAGCTGTCCCTCTGGTGGTTCGACCAGCTCGCCGACCTGGTTCCGAACCACGTCCTGAGCACCGAACTCCCGCAGGGCGCCCCCGCCGACTGGGCGGGCCGCACCCTCGTCTGCAAGTCGCTCGCGATGGTCCCGGTCGAGGCCGTCGCCCGCGGCTATCTCACCGGCTCGGGCCTGCTGGAGTACAACGACTCCCGTACGGTCTGCGGTCTCGCCCTCCCCGAGGGCCTGGTCGACGGCTCGGAGCTGCCGGCGCCGATCTTCACCCCGGCCACCAAGGCCGCCGTCGGCGAGCACGACGAGAACGTGTCGTACGAGGAGGTCGCCCGCCAGGTCGGCGCTGAGACCGCCGCCCAGCTGCGCCAGACGACCCTCGCCGTCTACAGCCGGGCCCGGGACATCGCCCGTGACCGGGGGATCATCCTGGCCGACACCAAGTTCGAGTACGGCTACGAGGGCGACACCCTCGTCCTCGCCGACGAGGTGCTCACCCCGGACTCCTCCCGCTTCTGGCCGGCCGACCTCTGGGAGCCGGGTCACGCCCAGCCGTCCTTCGACAAGCAGTTCGTCCGCGACTGGCTGACCTCGGAGGCCTCGGGCTGGGACCGCAAGAGCGAGCAGCCCCCGCCGCCGCTGCCCGAGGAGATCATCGCCGCGACCCGCGCCAAGTACGTGGAGGCGTACGAGCGGCTGACGGGCACGAGCTGGTCGTAG